ctcccaaccctccccacctccaGAAATATTAACCCTGCAGTTCTAGTAATTGTGTTTGAAGTGGCCACATCGCCTCGGACTTCCCTGGTCAGGAATCAGGGATTTTAATGTGGGTTGGAGCGTCCGGATACAGCAGAGTAACAGAATGGCCTCAtggagggggaggaatggggaggatctggcagggggagggggagagggtgggcacgAGGTTCtgaatacagcagaggaacaatGTGACCCCAATGTGCAGCTTGGGTGCAAAACTTACTTCGGTGagacttttcttttttaaaagtacaaaaaCAGTAAGATTagtcaaaaatatatatataaataaaagctTTTTTCCCAAAAAAAAAGGCAGAGAGGAAATAGCATCATATTTCAGAGAATGGTCCCATAAACCCCAGGCTGCTTGTagcgtccaacgtctttttgaaATACAAAATCATCGGCTAGATCGAACAAGCCTGCCGTTGAACATTAACAATATTTCGAGACGTAATCAAACTCCTTGAACATGATCTGCTCTTTCTCGGTGAGGATCCGGGGTTCTCGAGGGGGGGTCAGCAGTGCCTCTTCCGCTGTAAATTCCTCGTCAAAATTGCTGACGTCCTCCCGATCGCGGATAGTGGGAATGAAGGGCGGCTTCACCTTCTTTGCAAGCAAGGCTGGCCAGTCTAATTCCTGGaaaaataagaatctttattattgtcacaagtcggcttacattaacactgcaatgaagttactgtgaaaatcctctcgtctccacattccggcacctgtttggatacaccgagggagaattcagaatgtccaattcacctaacagcacgtctttcgggactgtgggaggaaaccggagcacccggaggaaacccacgcagacacggggagaacgtgcaaactccgcacagacagtgacccagcggggaatcgaaccccggaccttggcgctgtgaagcaacagtgctaaccctctgTGCTACCGAAAATAAACGGGGGCAAAGAAAATGAGAATTCACTTGAAATGCTCAGAAAAAGGCAATCGGAGAAAGGGACAATCAGCGAATTCCTGGAAACGGGTACAGCTTTtccagctgggcagcacggtagcacaagtggttagcactgtggcttcacagctccagggtcccgggttcgattcccggcttgggtgactgtctgtgcggagtctgcacgttctccccgtgtctgcgtgggtttcctccgggtgctccggtttcttcccacagtccaaagacatgctgttaggtggcttggccgtgataaattgcccttagtgaccaaaaatattaggaggggttacggggatagggtggaagtgagggcttaagtgggtcggtgcagactcgatgggccgaatggcctccttctgcactgtatgttctatgtt
This DNA window, taken from Scyliorhinus canicula chromosome 25, sScyCan1.1, whole genome shotgun sequence, encodes the following:
- the LOC119957199 gene encoding serine/threonine-protein kinase N2-like, coding for MLIKYVIDVQLLRRNPERRLGSSERDAEEVKKQPFFRELDWPALLAKKVKPPFIPTIRDREDVSNFDEEFTAEEALLTPPREPRILTEKEQIMFKEFDYVSKYC